A genomic window from Thermodesulfobacteriota bacterium includes:
- the rseP gene encoding RIP metalloprotease RseP yields the protein MTAIIAFIFVIGVLVFIHELGHFLVAKWSGVRVEKFSLGFGKKLIGFTRGETEYLVCLLPLGGYVKMYGEGVEGNFIVDKVDPGSNAERSGFKSGDRIVSIDGLELKSYDRWKQLESELESEPLRDFEFVVERDGKHIDITSKAQDLAGADNYSEKEYPRGFSNQPIINRLLIVIAGPFMNFLLPFLLLPIVFMIGISVPAYLEKSPEIGQIAQGSPAAEAGFLVGDKIIEIDGSKVETWRDVNIQLQTNPDVLLDVEVERNGENINIPLQAKATSEGLVAVGFGEPVLAKVGGIVSGTPAEKAELERGDRIVEIDGQPIANWNEMAEVIQKSADKQLNMLIERGDSQFDIQITPEPLGEEGQGAIGIQVFTDEIVKKYGFFEAIYNGVKEAFNMIVEVVVLLFGFLYKLVTGKIALGTAGKSLAGPILIAKVSGAAAETGFAQLLQFTCFISINLAVINLFPIPMLDGGHVVYLTLEAIKRKPLSQRFLETSQKIGLVVLLFIMVFAIYNDISRVKGDIVNKFNEVVDVFKQ from the coding sequence ATGACAGCAATAATTGCATTTATCTTTGTTATAGGTGTTTTAGTATTTATACACGAACTTGGGCACTTTTTAGTTGCTAAGTGGAGCGGCGTTAGAGTTGAAAAATTCTCTCTTGGTTTTGGAAAAAAACTAATAGGATTTACCAGAGGAGAAACAGAGTATCTAGTTTGCCTCCTACCGCTTGGCGGATATGTGAAAATGTACGGAGAGGGAGTTGAAGGCAATTTTATAGTAGATAAAGTTGATCCGGGCTCAAATGCTGAGCGTTCTGGCTTTAAGTCTGGTGATAGAATAGTAAGCATTGACGGACTTGAGCTAAAGTCATATGACAGATGGAAACAGCTTGAGTCAGAGCTTGAAAGTGAGCCACTTAGGGATTTTGAATTCGTAGTTGAAAGAGACGGGAAACATATCGATATCACTTCAAAAGCCCAGGATCTTGCAGGAGCTGATAACTACTCTGAGAAAGAATATCCAAGAGGGTTTTCAAACCAGCCTATTATTAACCGTCTTCTAATTGTTATTGCAGGGCCTTTTATGAACTTTCTACTTCCCTTTTTACTTCTTCCAATTGTATTCATGATAGGTATTTCTGTACCAGCATATTTAGAGAAAAGCCCAGAGATTGGACAGATTGCACAAGGCTCTCCAGCTGCGGAAGCAGGATTTTTAGTTGGAGATAAGATCATTGAGATAGACGGAAGTAAAGTCGAAACATGGAGAGACGTTAATATACAGCTTCAAACCAACCCTGACGTATTACTTGATGTTGAAGTTGAGAGAAACGGTGAGAATATCAATATCCCCCTTCAAGCCAAAGCCACTTCAGAGGGACTAGTAGCTGTAGGATTTGGCGAGCCTGTCCTTGCAAAAGTTGGCGGTATTGTCAGCGGAACGCCTGCCGAGAAAGCAGAACTTGAAAGAGGCGACCGAATTGTTGAAATTGACGGACAACCTATAGCTAATTGGAACGAGATGGCTGAAGTCATACAAAAAAGCGCGGATAAACAGCTAAATATGTTAATTGAAAGAGGTGATAGTCAATTTGATATTCAGATTACGCCTGAGCCGCTTGGCGAAGAAGGTCAAGGCGCAATAGGAATACAGGTCTTTACAGATGAGATTGTGAAAAAATACGGGTTCTTTGAAGCCATTTATAATGGGGTTAAAGAAGCCTTTAATATGATAGTAGAAGTGGTTGTACTGTTATTCGGATTTCTATATAAACTTGTTACCGGAAAGATAGCACTTGGAACGGCTGGTAAGAGTCTTGCAGGACCGATTCTAATTGCAAAAGTATCCGGCGCTGCAGCAGAGACAGGTTTTGCACAGCTTCTCCAATTCACATGCTTTATTAGCATAAACCTGGCGGTAATAAACCTATTCCCTATACCTATGCTCGACGGCGGTCATGTGGTATATCTAACACTTGAAGCCATAAAGAGAAAGCCGCTTAGTCAAAGGTTTCTTGAAACAAGTCAGAAAATTGGCCTAGTGGTGCTTTTATTCATAATGGTATTTGCCATTTATAACGACATATCTCGGGTAAAAGGTGACATTGTAAATAAGTTTAATGAAGTGGTGGATGTCTTTAAGCAATAA